Proteins encoded in a region of the Methanomassiliicoccales archaeon genome:
- a CDS encoding CDP-2,3-bis-(O-geranylgeranyl)-sn-glycerol synthase, which produces MDLLLAAGIGIWVMLPALIPNSAAVLLGGGRPVDLGRSWKGKRILGDGKTWWGLLGGVIFGTLAGLLQILAALAYPADVWMPEAPVNYGFGPMPSAALIVFLLALGAMLGDMGGAFVKRRRGMGRGEKAPLLDRLDFVVGAWVLALIFFPNWFLKTFIYDTGLVSLVTVLILVPVLHRLINIAGHRLGMKNEPW; this is translated from the coding sequence ATGGACCTCCTCCTGGCGGCAGGTATTGGCATCTGGGTCATGCTGCCCGCCCTGATACCCAACTCTGCCGCGGTGCTTTTGGGAGGCGGCAGACCGGTGGACCTAGGCCGCTCCTGGAAAGGCAAGCGGATACTGGGAGATGGGAAGACCTGGTGGGGACTTCTGGGGGGAGTGATATTCGGCACCCTCGCCGGTCTGCTGCAGATACTGGCTGCTCTGGCCTATCCGGCCGATGTCTGGATGCCAGAAGCACCGGTGAACTATGGCTTCGGACCGATGCCCTCGGCGGCCCTCATCGTATTCCTGCTCGCACTGGGAGCGATGCTGGGGGACATGGGCGGGGCCTTCGTCAAGAGAAGGAGGGGAATGGGAAGGGGGGAGAAGGCGCCACTGCTCGACCGACTGGATTTCGTGGTGGGAGCCTGGGTCTTGGCCTTGATCTTCTTTCCCAATTGGTTCCTCAAGACGTTCATTTATGACACGGGACTGGTATCCCTAGTGACGGTGCTCATCTTGGTCCCGGTGCTTCACCGACTGATCAACATCGCCGGTCATAGACTCGGCATGAAGAATGAGCCGTGGTGA
- a CDS encoding uracil-DNA glycosylase — protein MRLDLQCTRCRLFEKRTQVVPPDGPLGARIVFVGEGPGEKEDIQGRPFIGRAGKMLDRLLSEQGVPRSEIMITNTVKCRPPENRRPREDEMRACLPYLEQELEGRTLIIALGKTSSENLLARKVNLAREANVELLIQIMGKGIRVIPAYHPSACLYNLKARQSLGQTMHLVREELDRLRSASSTGT, from the coding sequence ATGCGTCTGGACCTGCAGTGCACCCGCTGCCGTTTGTTCGAGAAGAGAACGCAGGTTGTGCCTCCCGACGGACCACTGGGCGCTCGAATCGTTTTCGTAGGCGAGGGTCCAGGCGAGAAGGAGGACATCCAAGGTCGGCCGTTCATCGGTCGGGCGGGCAAGATGCTGGACCGTTTACTGTCCGAGCAAGGAGTGCCCCGCTCGGAGATCATGATCACCAATACGGTGAAATGCCGTCCGCCAGAGAATCGCCGCCCGAGAGAGGATGAGATGCGCGCTTGCCTTCCTTACCTGGAGCAGGAGCTGGAAGGAAGAACGCTGATCATAGCCCTGGGAAAGACCAGTTCCGAGAACCTTTTGGCCAGAAAGGTCAACCTCGCTAGGGAGGCGAATGTCGAGCTTCTGATCCAGATCATGGGGAAGGGGATCCGGGTCATCCCGGCCTACCATCCATCAGCGTGTCTGTATAACTTGAAAGCGCGGCAATCGCTCGGGCAGACCATGCATCTGGTGCGCGAGGAGCTCGACCGGCTCAGAAGCGCTTCTTCCACAGGAACTTGA
- a CDS encoding glycosyltransferase family 2 protein, translated as MFLLKVSIVIPTMNEEQSVGRVIDVVRSVMRPTGLPYDISIVDTSSKDRTRDIAREKGALVIEEPRRGYGRAYKTGFDKVGGEVIATLDADCTYPAEDIPKLIDLLVREDLQFITTNRFADLEEGAMSAKHRFGNGILNFTTRLLFNVRIKDSQSGMWVFRKDAYAKLDVQNDGMPFSEEIKIEAFRKLRAKEVPITYRKRVGEVKLSSWKDGWRNLKFLWKKRF; from the coding sequence GTGTTCCTGCTGAAGGTCAGCATAGTCATCCCCACCATGAACGAGGAGCAGTCCGTCGGCCGGGTCATTGACGTCGTACGTTCGGTCATGAGGCCCACTGGCCTGCCCTATGATATATCAATCGTTGACACGAGCTCCAAGGACCGGACCAGGGACATAGCCAGAGAGAAAGGTGCTCTGGTCATCGAGGAACCACGCCGTGGCTACGGTCGAGCATACAAGACCGGCTTCGATAAGGTCGGTGGCGAGGTAATTGCTACTCTGGACGCCGACTGCACCTACCCGGCCGAGGACATCCCCAAGCTCATCGATCTCCTGGTCAGAGAGGACCTGCAGTTCATCACCACCAACCGCTTCGCCGACCTGGAGGAGGGGGCGATGTCCGCCAAGCATCGCTTCGGCAATGGCATCCTGAACTTCACCACCCGCTTGCTCTTCAACGTGAGGATCAAGGACTCGCAGAGCGGGATGTGGGTGTTCCGCAAGGATGCCTATGCCAAGCTCGACGTCCAGAACGACGGAATGCCCTTCTCCGAGGAGATCAAGATCGAGGCCTTCCGCAAGCTTCGGGCCAAGGAAGTGCCGATAACCTACCGGAAGCGGGTGGGAGAGGTGAAGCTCTCCTCCTGGAAGGACGGTTGGAGGAACCTCAAGTTCCTGTGGAAGAAGCGCTTCTGA
- a CDS encoding glycosyltransferase codes for MKVSVVLTVFNEERNIADLLDGLVTQEGPLEIIAVDARSKDRTWAILQEYAKRYQTVKPLIKAGKRGRSRNHGIAMAAGDVVAFIDGDCIANPFWLKEMREAMQAGADIVAGKTISMGLRAWEELDRVELNYKGFDLSFPSCNLAFRKEILDQIGGFDDWFITAEDIDLNFRAVKEGYKLTYNPKAIVYHRLKSTLYGFFKQAFWNGAGRKQLTMKHGSLWTKYDPLRMFRQKVTVWSLTRLAVAMTGYVGYKLFGERRPRTGP; via the coding sequence ATGAAAGTTAGTGTGGTCCTGACCGTATTCAACGAAGAGCGCAACATCGCCGACCTACTGGACGGTCTGGTGACCCAAGAAGGTCCCTTGGAGATCATCGCCGTCGATGCCCGGTCCAAGGACCGCACCTGGGCCATTCTTCAGGAATATGCCAAGAGATACCAGACGGTCAAGCCGCTGATAAAAGCTGGGAAAAGAGGACGTAGCCGTAACCACGGCATAGCCATGGCGGCGGGGGATGTGGTGGCCTTCATCGACGGCGACTGCATCGCCAATCCCTTCTGGCTCAAAGAGATGCGGGAGGCCATGCAGGCGGGGGCGGATATCGTGGCAGGCAAGACCATTTCCATGGGGCTGCGGGCATGGGAAGAGCTGGACCGGGTAGAGCTCAACTACAAAGGCTTCGACCTGTCATTCCCCAGCTGCAATCTCGCCTTCAGGAAGGAGATCCTGGACCAGATCGGAGGGTTCGACGACTGGTTCATCACCGCCGAGGACATCGATCTCAACTTCCGGGCGGTGAAGGAGGGCTACAAGCTCACCTACAATCCCAAGGCCATTGTCTACCATCGGTTGAAGTCCACCCTCTACGGCTTCTTCAAGCAGGCTTTCTGGAACGGGGCGGGGAGGAAGCAGCTGACCATGAAGCACGGTTCATTGTGGACGAAGTATGACCCCCTGAGGATGTTCCGGCAGAAGGTGACCGTCTGGTCCCTAACCAGGCTGGCGGTGGCCATGACCGGCTATGTGGGATACAAGCTGTTCGGGGAGCGCAGGCCAAGGACCGGACCTTGA
- a CDS encoding methyltransferase domain-containing protein: MSYDRDQYRTRQVLDYISMFSPELKKDFRDCSVLDVGCGEGVVSLSLAPYSKCVLGVDIHEANLELARREAEHLGITNVRFRRLSAYDLRPIERYDVVILSDVLEHVQDQRLLLERCVEMMVPGGVMYLNTPNKWFPLEPHLRLPFLSYLPKGVANHYTKAFGKGSYENYHLLSYGQFRALLDSLPIRYVLKTQPNPQRRLYRIGNRLVANAPPLWCFANAFQVIIQRKC, encoded by the coding sequence ATGAGCTACGACCGCGATCAGTACCGCACCCGCCAAGTGCTAGACTACATCTCCATGTTCTCTCCCGAACTGAAGAAGGATTTCCGCGATTGCTCGGTGCTGGACGTGGGCTGCGGTGAGGGTGTGGTGTCCCTGAGCCTGGCTCCCTATTCGAAATGCGTCCTAGGAGTGGACATCCATGAAGCGAACCTGGAACTCGCCCGAAGGGAAGCGGAACATTTGGGCATCACCAACGTCCGTTTCAGAAGACTCTCCGCTTACGACCTACGGCCAATTGAGCGCTATGATGTCGTCATCCTCAGCGATGTGCTGGAGCACGTGCAGGACCAGAGGCTCCTCCTGGAGCGGTGCGTCGAGATGATGGTGCCCGGCGGGGTCATGTACCTGAACACCCCCAACAAATGGTTCCCGTTGGAGCCGCACCTTCGATTGCCCTTCCTCTCTTACCTGCCGAAGGGCGTGGCAAACCACTACACCAAGGCCTTCGGCAAAGGTTCATACGAGAATTATCACCTCCTGAGCTATGGCCAGTTCCGCGCACTCCTGGATTCCCTTCCGATACGATACGTCTTGAAGACACAACCCAATCCACAACGTAGGTTGTATCGCATAGGCAACCGACTAGTGGCCAATGCTCCCCCTCTATGGTGCTTCGCTAACGCCTTCCAGGTGATCATCCAGCGCAAATGCTAG
- the pyrE gene encoding orotate phosphoribosyltransferase, with the protein MDAELKRLLKECGALLYGDFTLASGKKSRYYIDIKKASTDPKVLARIADSMAREMTTWDSKPDRIAGVVLGSIPLAVALSLRTGIPFIMVRKEKKEHGTGKQIEGVLSHGENVLIVEDVITSAGSSVEAVNIIRAAGGKVVEVITVIDRQEGGEAKLGGLGVRLHALLTAEDVLRD; encoded by the coding sequence ATGGACGCGGAATTGAAGCGATTGCTCAAAGAGTGCGGCGCCCTGCTGTATGGCGATTTCACGCTGGCATCGGGGAAGAAGAGCAGGTATTACATCGACATCAAGAAAGCGAGCACTGATCCCAAGGTCCTGGCGCGGATCGCGGATTCCATGGCCAGGGAGATGACAACATGGGATTCCAAGCCGGATAGGATCGCGGGCGTGGTGCTCGGTTCCATCCCTCTGGCGGTGGCGCTCTCTCTTCGTACTGGCATACCTTTCATCATGGTGCGCAAGGAGAAGAAGGAGCATGGCACGGGTAAGCAGATCGAGGGCGTCCTGTCTCATGGTGAGAACGTGCTGATAGTGGAGGATGTAATCACATCTGCAGGCTCGTCCGTGGAGGCGGTGAACATTATCAGGGCCGCCGGGGGCAAGGTGGTGGAGGTCATCACGGTCATCGACCGCCAAGAAGGGGGCGAAGCGAAGTTAGGGGGGCTGGGGGTTCGTTTGCACGCGCTGCTCACGGCGGAGGACGTGCTGAGGGACTGA